A segment of the Devriesea agamarum genome:
GTACCTCCGAAGCCGGCTCCAGCACAGATCAAGCCGCCTGCCACACCATCTCGCCCGGTTACCGCCCGGCGAAAGTCGCCTATCTGCGGCGTCTGCGGCTGATCGAAGGCCAGGTGCGCGGATTGCAGCGGATGATCGACGAAGATGTGTACTGCATTGATGTTCTCACGCAGGTCAGCGCGGTGGTCAAAGCGCTGCAGTCCATCTCGGTTGCCCTTGTCGATGACCATATTCACCACTGTGTGCACGCAGCGGCTGCCTCTGGCGACGAAGCCGCGATTGAAGAAAAACTGGACGAGGTCTTAGTTGCCGTCAAACGTCTTTTGAAGTAAAAACCCGCATTTTAAACTAAAGACTTTTGAACTAAAGCCTTTGAGTCAAAGCCTTTGAACCAGAACTGCACGGAAGGTTATGTATGAAAATCGGTATTGTGCTCGGGTCAATTCGGGAGAACCGTGCCGGTGAAGCTGTCGCACACTGGGTATATGACGATGTCTCAGCCACCTGCGCATCGATGTCGCGGGCCACGGGTGAACACCTCGCGGTTGAACTCATTGATATTGCCGCTTTTCGCATTCCACTACTGACCACCCCCATCCATCCGGCCAAGTCCCAGCGCACCTACGATTCGGAAGGTGTGACGGCATTTTCTCGGGCCGTTGACTCCTGCGACGCCTACATATTCGTTACCGCTGAGCACAACCATTCAGTGCCCGGAGCGATGAAAAATGCCGTCGATTCACTGATGCCGGAGTGGTGGGGCAAGGCAGTTGCGTTTGTGTCCTACGGCGGTAACGGCGGCATCCGGGCTGTTGAGCATTGGCGGCAGATCCTCGGAAACTTCAACATGTATGACGTTCGCCAGAGCGTGAGCCTATCGCTGACGCGAGATCTTCCGGCACCCGGTGAGGAATTTAAGCCTTCTGATCGTCGCAAAGATGAGTTGGCGATGATGCTGTCACAGCTACTCACGGCTGCCAAGGTGGCCACGGACCGACTGTGAATCTCTGCGGACGCGATTTTTTCGTCGGTCGCGCCCGGGATCTCGCCCCACGACTGCTCGGATGCGTGCTGGTGGGGCGAGGAGTATCCCTTCGGATCACTGAGGTGGAAGCGTACGAGGGCGATATCGATCCCGGGTCCCACGCCTATCGCGGACGCACTGCCCGCAATGCCACCATGTTTCGAGAGGGCGGGCACCTCTACGTCTACCGCCATCTTGGAATCCACCACTGCATGAATATCGTCTCCGGAACCGCGGGCACGGCCACCGGCTGCTTAGTGCGCGCCGGAGAAGTGGTCGCCGGTATTGATGTGGCCCGAGGGCGTCGATCTGCCGCCGGCCGCACCACCAAAGATACGGATCTTGCCCAAGGGCCGGGGCGCGCCACCGTCGCCATGGGGATCACCCTCCACGACGACGGGACGGATCTGTGCGCACCCGATTCACCGTTCCACCTATATGCACCACCCCACCCACATAGGCCATCCCACTTATCTGCACCCGATCATCAACCGCATGCCACGCGATCCGGCCTGATCGGAACCTCGGTGCGAATTGGCCTGCGCCCAGAGGCCAGCGACCCCGCGCACT
Coding sequences within it:
- a CDS encoding metal-sensitive transcriptional regulator; translation: MTGRTSPCCGNSDGLPDPGADGASGSKGSGACSAEAGTSEAGSSTDQAACHTISPGYRPAKVAYLRRLRLIEGQVRGLQRMIDEDVYCIDVLTQVSAVVKALQSISVALVDDHIHHCVHAAAASGDEAAIEEKLDEVLVAVKRLLK
- a CDS encoding NADPH-dependent FMN reductase, which gives rise to MKIGIVLGSIRENRAGEAVAHWVYDDVSATCASMSRATGEHLAVELIDIAAFRIPLLTTPIHPAKSQRTYDSEGVTAFSRAVDSCDAYIFVTAEHNHSVPGAMKNAVDSLMPEWWGKAVAFVSYGGNGGIRAVEHWRQILGNFNMYDVRQSVSLSLTRDLPAPGEEFKPSDRRKDELAMMLSQLLTAAKVATDRL
- a CDS encoding DNA-3-methyladenine glycosylase — protein: MNLCGRDFFVGRARDLAPRLLGCVLVGRGVSLRITEVEAYEGDIDPGSHAYRGRTARNATMFREGGHLYVYRHLGIHHCMNIVSGTAGTATGCLVRAGEVVAGIDVARGRRSAAGRTTKDTDLAQGPGRATVAMGITLHDDGTDLCAPDSPFHLYAPPHPHRPSHLSAPDHQPHATRSGLIGTSVRIGLRPEASDPAHYAWRYFLLGDPTISGPASLNRSPSSVI